AATGTCATGTTGAGTGAAGCGAAACATCTCTTGAGATTCTTCGCTACACTGCGTTTCGCTCAGAATGACATCCACAACTTTTCTACTTTTGCAAGAAGTCTAATGGCGCGGCTCCTCCGGAGCATCGCAAGGCGCGATGGCGCAGAGCGCCCGCCGAAGGCGATCGCATTGATTTTCTTCAAGCTCGATACCATTGAGCGCGATCGCTAAACAGGTACTATCCGTAATTTGAGCAGATAAACTCGTTTTGCCAATCGCGCTCAATGAAGGTATTAGTATCAGTTGAAAGGGACACGTAATTACAAAACGTCAAACTCTTCAACACTTATCCCAGCTTGCCGTAAAATACTGCTCAGCGTGCCAACAGTAATTTCCCGATGATGAGGTACGATCGCTGTACGAGTTCCTTCATCTGTAGATTTGGCAAACTTTACGTGAGTACCTTTTTGGCTAACTTCCTCAAAGCCAGCTGAGGAGTAATTTACGTTTCACCTCACGATAAGCTAGTGGTTTAAGCGGCACCGACTTCTACCTCAAGTGTCTTAATTTGGGGAGTTATCGTAGCTACTGGTGGCTCAAAATGTAGTGACAACGCTTCAGCTAGATTATTCAATGCCTCGGCTTCAGTCTCCCCCTGACTTGCAACATCAACTTCTAGGCATTGTGCTACAAACCAATTACCCTCCTGCCATACACTTGCAGTAAAAGTTCGTTTCATAACTTTTTTCTGTCATTATCTTCTGCGATATTTATTGTCTCACAGGCTAAGAATAATCTTCCTAGCCTTGCCAATCGCGCTCAATGAACGTATTGGCAAAGGAGAGTTAGAAGCTATTGGATGCAGAATACTTAGGATGCTGAAGCTTTCCGTCTTGCCAAAGGAGAGTCAGAGGCGATTGGGCAAGCAACACTGCCAAAAGGGCGATGGCGCAGAGCGCCCGCTTCGCGATCGCCAATACTAATCGGTTAAAGTTTTTCTAACGAAACCAAACCATTCTCTTGAAAATCTATTGCTAGATGATATCCTGCCATCAGACTAGTTCCTAGCAAAGGTTTATAACCAGAAGCTAAAACTGGAACTAACTTTTCTATATTGTCCCATACAATTGTTGCCAAATGTATAGACAATAAAGCTTCGCGACCGTCGGCTAACCTTGCAGATGTACTAGAATACATAGGAAGATTCATAGCACTGACTGCCTGTGGTGGTAAAGTAAGATGGTCATTAAATCCAGTATCAATTACAAAATCCAAAGAAAAATTTGGCTGTGAAGGTAAACGGAAAACCACTGGAACTATTGCTCTACCATCAGTCACTTTTCCATAAATCATTTGGCAATACGTTCCATTGCGCCACCAAAGCTTACAGCAACGTCATAACCAATTCGTATAGTAAACAATCTAGCGTTTGGTTTTTGGTGTTTTAACTTTAACGCTGTCTCTACACCAGTTGGATCGATTCCATATTCACCAGTCTCTGCATCAATCACAATCATCTGACCAATATTATCGCCGTGCTCAACATATTGACGAATATCGTTTTCGTAAAACTGTTTGGCTCTTAGAGCAACTTCTTCCACACTCCAGAAAATAGATTGCATAACAATTACACCTACTTTTTGTCCTTTAATCATTGTAGAATCGTCAACTCGTGCCTTCCAGCCTCTGGCTGGGAATACCATTGCAAGCCTTGCTTACTTGCTCAAGAGCCGCTGAAACTGCATTTCCAGGTGGAACCACCGAAACGAGATTTTAGATACAAGTTGGATATTTTTTCACACCAACCCAGAACGCAGTGCAACAACTGCTGCTTGCACGCGATCGTCTACAGATAATTTGTTCATAATCCCACGAACATGAGTTTTGATCGTGTTAGGACTTAAATAAAGTTTTTCCGCAATCTCCGGGTTACTCAAACCGTCTACCATCAGTCTCAACACTTCTAACTCGCGCTGAGATAGATTTGCTGCGTTTCCACTAGGGGAAGGTGGTTTGAGATTATCAATGACTCGTCGAGCAATTTGGGGATCAAGATAGGTTGCACCTTCAACAGCAGCCGCGATCGCACTCAAAAGTCGCTCTACACTAGCTCCTTTGATACAATAAGCATCGGCACCACTGGAAAGCGCTGCAATAATTTCTGTGTCTGTTTGGTGGGATGTCAGCATCACGACATGAGTTTCTGGTAGTGCTGCTTTAATTTGCTGTGTCGCAGCTATCCCATCCAACCGGGGTAAACCAATATCCATCACCACAAGATCCGGTTTCAGTTTGAGTGCTGCTTGCACACCCAAATAACCATCTTCCGCTTGTCCCACAATCTCCATCTGGGGATAAGCCATTAATGACTGTTCTAATCCCAGTTGCATCATCGGATCATCTTCTACAATTAAAATCCGCAGCACAGAAACATTGGCTGGTAGATTTAAGCGAAAGGTATTATCCTGAGACATTTTATATTGATTTTCTATTTCCAGTTTTGGATTTAGTCATTTGTTCTTTGTCAGGAATAAATGACTAATGACAAAGATGTAGAGACGCGCCATGGCGCGTCTCTACAATGCCTTTTCTATTCTTCCACGCGATACCCAAGCTCTGCTAAACGTGTCCGAGACTGGCGCCATTTTGGTTGCACTTTGACGAACAGTTCCAAGTAAACTTTTCCAGCAATTAACTTTTGAATTTGTTCGCGAGCTGCACTACCAATTGCTTTTAACATCGCGCCACCTTTACCAATGAGAATTCCTTTTTGGGAATCGCGCTCAACGTGTACAGTGGAGAGTACACGGGTAATAGTTGGTGTTTCTTCTACTAAATCAATCGCGATCGCTACTGAATGGGGAACTTCCTCACGAGTTAACAGCAAAATCTGTTCTCGAATCAATTCGCCCATAATAAAGCGTTCCGGTTGGTCTGTTACTAAGTCTGGTGGATAGTATAGCGGTCCTGTTTCTAACTGTTGAATTAATAATTGTTGCAGTTCGGGTAATCCTACACCAGTTTTGGCAGAAAATTTTGCTGTTTGCCACTGATGTGACTTTGCCAGTTGGGTGTAACTATCATCTATTGTTTGGGAATCTTGCAGTTGTTCGTCGATTTTGTTTAACCCCAAAATCACTGGTGTTGTGCTGCGACTCAGTAGATCGGCAATATAGCGATCGCCTGTACCACAAGAAACCGAGCCATCCACTACAAACAGCACCACATCCACCGATTCAATGGCTATTTTGGCATTTTGCACCAGCACTTCCCCCAATTGATGATGGGGTTTATGAATCCCTGGGGTATCTACAAAAATCAGCTGCGCCTCTGGTGTGGTTAAAATTCCTCGTAACCGATTGCGTGTCGTTTGTGCTACTGGTGATGTAATGGCAATTTTTTGTCCTACTAATTGATTCATCAACGTAGATTTACCGACATTAGGGCGACCAATAATGCCGATAAAACCCGACTTAAATCCAGGAGGAGCCTGTGGAATCATCACTTCTCCTGAAATAGAGATGATGTCATGCTGACTACTATTCACCTGTGGCTCCACCGTCATATTTTACATTTAGGATTAGTTAGTTTTTGCAAACACAAAACACACATAAAATCACCCTGGATTTTCTGGCAATGACCTTGACTTAAGTCTAATTTACTACTTATTATCTTTCACTACCACTTGATATAAGAGAAAGTATAATATTACAATTATCTGCTGTCGCAAATATTACATAACTGTCTGCGATGTCTTGTGATATTCATCTTTTGCAGTGAGCAGTTACCAGTTACCAGTTACCAGTTTTTAGCGAGAGGAAGGAGACCCCCATCAAAGATGGTACGTTTCACTTGGGGTCTAAATCCCCTGCGTGTTACCTGGTCACTGTTCACCCTTCGGGTATCTCCTCCGGAGAGGCTGCGCCTTCGCCGTCAGGCGTGCGCTTGCGCTTACGCCAGTCGCCTACGGCGGGAGACCCGCCTGCAGCGCTGGACTCACTGTTCACTGGTCACTGTTTTAATCCCAATATGAAGCCGGAACAGACTAACCAATAATTGCTAGTACAAACTCGCCTTCGTTTACCGCCTGGTTGGAACAAAGATCATAAACTAACCCATCTTCTTCCGCACTGACATCAATTACAGTAGGTAACTTACCTTCTTTATTAAAATTCAAAACTTGATAAAGTCGTTCTCCAGCTTTTACTGAATTCCCCAATTCTACTCTTGATTGAATCATTCCGCCTGTTGGAGCATAATATTTTTTCACAACAGTTTTTAATTTCAAACTCATTTCATGAGATGTTGACTCTATAGGAAAGCCAGAGATTCGTAAAACTCCTTTCTGTGCTAAATAGTTTTTCACACCTCGAATACCTTTCTCCACGGAATCTGGATTCATTTGCATCCCCGTACCAAGTTCGAGTGTCCAAGCTTCCACATCAAACCTCATTTCTCTACCAAGCTGTTTGAAACACTCTTCCAAGGCTAACCAAGGTTTGATAAAGGCTTCATCAAAAGCATCCCCATCGTATGTATCAAGTTGAATTCCAAATTGAAGTAAGAAATATTTTGCACTTTCTTCTCTGTTACGGAAGAAATAAAGGTAGTTTAATCCTTGATTCGTGTGACTGTGTAAGTCAATTAAATAGTCTGCATCCAAACTCAGAGATTGTAGTTTGGAGCTAAACCGTTGAGTGTAAGGGCTACCACTGGGAGAATGAATTTTTTCTAAAAGTTTGTCAAATTTTTGCTTAATTGCGGTGAGGTAATTCCTTCTCACCACCTTGGGGTCAAAATTTATTTGAGAGTTAGCAAATGCTAATAAATCATCAGTATCTTTTTCGTAGTCCCAAAAGATACGGTTCCAATCCTTCGCTTCGTAAACACAGTAGCGTCCAGAAGAAAAAATGTGCGATCGCGCATTTGTTCCCATTGGGTTACAAACAGGAACTAACCAAATTTCACCCAATAAATCTGTATCATTTACTGCCTGTAAAAACTCAATAAGTTGGTGAATAACAGCATTGCCAACGATTTCAGCACCATGCAAATTGGATTGGATATAAACTTTTTTACCAGGGTGAGCGCCAATAAATTTGTAGACTTGAAGGGATAAGACATCACCAGAAGCCATATGGCGCAGTGGAATGGTAGAAACAGTAGGGAGCATGGTAAAAATTGGGCACTACTGAACAATTGTGTGATGATTCACAATATTCACAAATATAATATCAGTCTTTTCTTGTGGGGCAGGCAAGATGCCCGCCATGTCTCATTTAAGTTCCCGGTAAATTACGTAACCGCTCGTCCAAATGAGTACGGTCAGCCAATGCCTTCAGTAGAGGACCATGTGAGCCAAATTCTACAATACTGACAGATCCAACTGGGCATCCTAAACGATAGCGAAAGCGTCCCACATCAATTCCCAACAAACTGCACAGCATAATTCTGATCGTTGCTTTGTGGGCAACAATTAAAACATTGCCACTGCTGTAACGCTGCTTGATTTCTTCAATCACCTGCGTAGCACGAGATGCTATAGCAATTGCCATTTCCCCGCCTGTAGGCGCATACCAAGCCGGATCTGCCAACCAGCGAATATAATCATCATGAAATTCCTGGTTGACCGTCTCGGGTGTTTTGCCTTCCCATTTGCCATAGTTGATTTCCTTCAAGCCATCTCGCAGTTCTGGTTGTATTCCTATAGCTTCACACAAAGGTTTTGCTGTCGCCATCGCTCGTCCCATAGGAGAGCAAAAAATTGCTGTCCAGGGAGTAGAACTGTATGCAGCAGCAAAAGCTTTTGCCATCTCCAAGCCATCTGGGGTAAGTTCTGGGTCTATCGAACCGCAAAAGAAATTATTACGGCTGCATTCTGTCTGTCCGTGACGGAGGAAATAAAGAGTTAGACTCATACCATTTGGGATTTTAGATTCATCATTAGTCATTGTAGAGATGCGCCATGGCGCGTCGTCTCTAGATTAGTCATTTCTTTGTCTCCCACGCCCGTTGCGCTTGTACTCCCGATCCACAATTGTTAACTATAGTAAGGGCTATGGCTAATATAACGAAGTGCCGATAATATATTCACTTCAGCTTGGGACAGGAACAATGGCAACAACAGAAGTCAATTCTTTTCTCGATAGTAACTTTGCGCCAGTGCATGAAGAAATCACCGCTAACACCCTGCAAGTCATAGGTGAACTACCTCCCGACTTGTCAGGAATGTTCGTGCGGAATGGTCCTAATCCTCAGTGGACACCCATCGGAAAGTATCATTGGTTTGATGGCGATGGGATGTTGCATGGGGTGCGAATTAGCAACGGCAAAGCGACCTATCGCAACCGCTATGTGCGGACAAAAGCCTGGAAAATCGAGAATGAAGCGGGTAAAGCTCTTTGGACTGGGTTAGTAGAACCGCCACAAAAGGACAAGCCTCAAAAACCGAGCAAGAACCCGGCTAACACTGCTCTTGTGTGGCACGCAGGGCAACTGTTGGCACTTTGGGAAGGGGGTGCGCCTCACGCAATTAGGGTTCCTGAGTTAAAGACTATTGGTGAATATACCTACAATGGCAAACTCGTTTCGGCGGTGACTGCTCACCCTAAGGTAGACTCAGTAACCGGTGAGATGATGTTCTTCGGTTACGGTTTCACACGACCGTACCTGCAATACAGCGTGGTTTCACCAGAAGGCGAACTTTTGCAGACAGAGCCTATTGACATACCAACGGCAGTCATGATGCATGATTTTGCCATCACTGAAGACTACACAATTTTCATGGATTTGCCACTGACTTTTAGCAAAGAAAGGATGAAAGGGGGCAAACCTCTGATGATGTTTGAGCGCGATAAACCCAGTCGTTTTGGTATTGTTCCCCGTTACGGTAATAACAGTAACATTCGCTGGTTTGAGAGTCCCGCTTGCTACATCTTCCATACCCTCAATGCTTATGAGGAAGGAGACGAGGTGGTGCTTGTTGCTTGTCGCATGAATTCCACTACTGTCTTGTCTGTGCCGCAAGACACACACACCGACTCTCAAGCAGATATCCCCCGCTTGCATCGCTGGCGGTTTAACCTAAAAACGGGCAAAGTGAGCGAGGAGATGCTGGATGATGTAGCCTCCGAATTTCCCCGTGTCAATGAGAATCTGTTAGGGCAAAAAACGCGATATGGATATACTGGCAGAATGGCGAAAAGTTCCCTGCCTCTGTTCGATGGTTTGATTAAGTATGACTTGAGCAGTGGCAAGTCCGAAACCCACGAATTCGGACAGGGATGTTATGGCGGTGAAGCTGTGTTTGTACCGCGTCCGAGTGCAACGGCTGAAGATGACGGCTGGCTAGTAACTTTTGTGTATGACACAGGTGAAGAGACTTCTGAACTGGTGGTTGTGAATGCTCAGGATATAACAGGTGAACCAGTGGCGCGGGTGCTCATTCCCCAACGAGTGCCTTATGGGTTCCACGGTGCTTGGGTTTCTGAGGAACAATTGAAAGCTTCTGTGTAAATTAACACCCCAAGGCTAGGGCACAACAATGTTGTGCCCCTAGGAAAAATTTGTTAATTCTTTTAATTACCTAGGACTCAGTATTCTAGGAGTTGGAATAACAATTAATTTGTCACAGCGACAACAATCTGTGACTGTACACATAAAAATAAAAGCCGTGAAACATTCAGTTCCACGGCTATTGGTGTGATGTGAGGAGCTTAACTCAATATCATCATAATGGTAACTCAGCAGTATAAACACGCTCGTAACAATTTTGGTAACAACAATTTTTTAGCCTTATTCACGCACCTCCTTGCCTACAGTGAACTAACATCCTTACGTGTCATCTTCAGGCTAAGTATGTGTCTGTTGGCATTTCATGACAAAATAAAAACCGTGGAATCTAAATAGAGTCCACGGTTAGAGATATGGTGTGAGGAGACTTAACTGTGATTGATCATAAACTTATACGCGTGTTAGTAAAGCGCTGGTAACAGTTTTGGTAACAAGATTATTCAATAAGCAGCACAAGTGAGTTGCTAAACGCCTTTGCTAGGCAATCATATAAAGACTTCATACCAAAGCACCACCACAACTCGAACCACTGCCGGCTGTACAACCATAACAATAAGCTGCCGTTTGTACCTCACCTATCAAGTCTAAATCACCAACTTCCAGCAATTTAGCAACCGTGAGGTTTTCCCCGTCGCGAGTTTTCGCTGGTAGATTCATCATCTGGTTGAAATCGCAATCATACACATTGCCCAGATAATCGATTGAAAGCTCATCCAAACACATCAAATGTTCAACTGTACCAGAATTGAAATGCGACTCTAAAAACTCTAAATATAGAGCGTACAGTTTCTTTTTTTCTAAATACAGTTTTGTTCTCCCAACTGGTAGGTTGGTGATTGTAAATAAGTTATTAAAACTAACCCCAAAACTCTCTTCTAAGAACTGTTTGTAATCTCTTTCGAGCTTTACTTGTTCTGCGGTTAAGGAAAATTTATCACTTACGGGTAATTGTGGATTATAGACTAAATCCACAATTAAATCTGGCTCTTTCCCATAACCTAGTTGATTCAGCCATTGCAACGCTTTGATTGAATCATTATATACGCCTGTACCGCGCAGTTTCTCTACATTGTCTGCTAAGTAACAGGGCAGAGAAGCAACAACCCGAACTTTGTGTTTAGCAAAGTATTCTGGCAAATCACCAAATCCATCTTCAAAATAAATGGTCAAATTAGACCGGACAATCACCTGTTTACCAGTTGCCCTTGCGACTTCTACCAGTGGCTTAAATCCATAATTCATTT
The sequence above is a segment of the Mastigocladopsis repens PCC 10914 genome. Coding sequences within it:
- the era gene encoding GTPase Era; the encoded protein is MTVEPQVNSSQHDIISISGEVMIPQAPPGFKSGFIGIIGRPNVGKSTLMNQLVGQKIAITSPVAQTTRNRLRGILTTPEAQLIFVDTPGIHKPHHQLGEVLVQNAKIAIESVDVVLFVVDGSVSCGTGDRYIADLLSRSTTPVILGLNKIDEQLQDSQTIDDSYTQLAKSHQWQTAKFSAKTGVGLPELQQLLIQQLETGPLYYPPDLVTDQPERFIMGELIREQILLLTREEVPHSVAIAIDLVEETPTITRVLSTVHVERDSQKGILIGKGGAMLKAIGSAAREQIQKLIAGKVYLELFVKVQPKWRQSRTRLAELGYRVEE
- a CDS encoding succinylglutamate desuccinylase/aspartoacylase family protein, producing the protein MLPTVSTIPLRHMASGDVLSLQVYKFIGAHPGKKVYIQSNLHGAEIVGNAVIHQLIEFLQAVNDTDLLGEIWLVPVCNPMGTNARSHIFSSGRYCVYEAKDWNRIFWDYEKDTDDLLAFANSQINFDPKVVRRNYLTAIKQKFDKLLEKIHSPSGSPYTQRFSSKLQSLSLDADYLIDLHSHTNQGLNYLYFFRNREESAKYFLLQFGIQLDTYDGDAFDEAFIKPWLALEECFKQLGREMRFDVEAWTLELGTGMQMNPDSVEKGIRGVKNYLAQKGVLRISGFPIESTSHEMSLKLKTVVKKYYAPTGGMIQSRVELGNSVKAGERLYQVLNFNKEGKLPTVIDVSAEEDGLVYDLCSNQAVNEGEFVLAIIG
- the arsS gene encoding arsenosugar biosynthesis radical SAM (seleno)protein ArsS (Some members of this family are selenoproteins.) produces the protein MIQTTVTPFKQKLTSLTKKGISVLQINLGKRCNLACHHCHVEAGPKRTEELSPEICQQLIELIQRFPQIQIVDLTGGAPEMNYGFKPLVEVARATGKQVIVRSNLTIYFEDGFGDLPEYFAKHKVRVVASLPCYLADNVEKLRGTGVYNDSIKALQWLNQLGYGKEPDLIVDLVYNPQLPVSDKFSLTAEQVKLERDYKQFLEESFGVSFNNLFTITNLPVGRTKLYLEKKKLYALYLEFLESHFNSGTVEHLMCLDELSIDYLGNVYDCDFNQMMNLPAKTRDGENLTVAKLLEVGDLDLIGEVQTAAYCYGCTAGSGSSCGGALV
- a CDS encoding response regulator, whose translation is MSQDNTFRLNLPANVSVLRILIVEDDPMMQLGLEQSLMAYPQMEIVGQAEDGYLGVQAALKLKPDLVVMDIGLPRLDGIAATQQIKAALPETHVVMLTSHQTDTEIIAALSSGADAYCIKGASVERLLSAIAAAVEGATYLDPQIARRVIDNLKPPSPSGNAANLSQRELEVLRLMVDGLSNPEIAEKLYLSPNTIKTHVRGIMNKLSVDDRVQAAVVALRSGLV
- a CDS encoding carotenoid oxygenase family protein, whose amino-acid sequence is MATTEVNSFLDSNFAPVHEEITANTLQVIGELPPDLSGMFVRNGPNPQWTPIGKYHWFDGDGMLHGVRISNGKATYRNRYVRTKAWKIENEAGKALWTGLVEPPQKDKPQKPSKNPANTALVWHAGQLLALWEGGAPHAIRVPELKTIGEYTYNGKLVSAVTAHPKVDSVTGEMMFFGYGFTRPYLQYSVVSPEGELLQTEPIDIPTAVMMHDFAITEDYTIFMDLPLTFSKERMKGGKPLMMFERDKPSRFGIVPRYGNNSNIRWFESPACYIFHTLNAYEEGDEVVLVACRMNSTTVLSVPQDTHTDSQADIPRLHRWRFNLKTGKVSEEMLDDVASEFPRVNENLLGQKTRYGYTGRMAKSSLPLFDGLIKYDLSSGKSETHEFGQGCYGGEAVFVPRPSATAEDDGWLVTFVYDTGEETSELVVVNAQDITGEPVARVLIPQRVPYGFHGAWVSEEQLKASV
- a CDS encoding histidine phosphatase family protein, whose product is MSLTLYFLRHGQTECSRNNFFCGSIDPELTPDGLEMAKAFAAAYSSTPWTAIFCSPMGRAMATAKPLCEAIGIQPELRDGLKEINYGKWEGKTPETVNQEFHDDYIRWLADPAWYAPTGGEMAIAIASRATQVIEEIKQRYSSGNVLIVAHKATIRIMLCSLLGIDVGRFRYRLGCPVGSVSIVEFGSHGPLLKALADRTHLDERLRNLPGT
- a CDS encoding type II toxin-antitoxin system HicB family antitoxin, whose protein sequence is MKRTFTASVWQEGNWFVAQCLEVDVASQGETEAEALNNLAEALSLHFEPPVATITPQIKTLEVEVGAA
- a CDS encoding clan AA aspartic protease, which produces MIYGKVTDGRAIVPVVFRLPSQPNFSLDFVIDTGFNDHLTLPPQAVSAMNLPMYSSTSARLADGREALLSIHLATIVWDNIEKLVPVLASGYKPLLGTSLMAGYHLAIDFQENGLVSLEKL